From the genome of uncultured Pseudodesulfovibrio sp., one region includes:
- a CDS encoding DUF922 domain-containing protein: MQQSHPHRLRRLLSAVLACALILTAVPARADVVRTVSTEYYMVDGTKPASIVSNLKRNSPLNEGSKTYQANTRTDIRTTYHIEQRGDTCRVVDVVVYLHLTYLYPKLKHSVDFETRKWWRHFYRQLEKHEQIHGEISTKAAHQLSDTLENIKPGDCHIVKSKAKSQARKIMDQMKKDQVGYDALTQHGFKQQRNMGKYP; the protein is encoded by the coding sequence ATGCAGCAGTCACATCCCCACCGTCTTCGACGGCTTCTTTCGGCTGTTTTGGCCTGTGCCCTGATCCTCACGGCCGTCCCGGCCCGGGCGGATGTGGTGCGTACGGTGTCCACCGAATACTACATGGTGGACGGCACCAAGCCGGCAAGCATCGTCTCGAACCTCAAACGCAACTCTCCGCTGAACGAAGGTTCCAAGACCTATCAGGCCAACACCAGGACCGACATCCGGACCACCTACCATATCGAGCAGCGCGGCGACACCTGCCGAGTTGTCGACGTTGTCGTCTACCTCCACCTGACCTACCTCTACCCCAAGCTCAAGCACAGCGTGGACTTCGAGACCCGCAAATGGTGGCGGCACTTCTACCGCCAGCTCGAAAAACACGAGCAGATCCACGGCGAGATCTCCACCAAGGCGGCCCACCAGCTGAGCGACACCCTGGAAAACATCAAGCCCGGGGACTGCCATATCGTCAAAAGCAAGGCGAAGTCCCAGGCGCGCAAGATCATGGATCAAATGAAAAAAGATCAGGTGGGATACGACGCCTTGACCCAGCACGGGTTCAAGCAACAGAGAAATATGGGGAAGTATCCTTAA
- a CDS encoding FAD-dependent oxidoreductase — MAKKTQRIDGHENGVRVESRILEERIQAAVRQGARRLEIDAMGQHGLGGRLWISKEEPISVTITGSPGQRIGSKGFPGTTIQVMGPASDDVAWLNAGAEVIVNGNASNGVCNAMAQGKVFIAGNIGSRGMTMTKTNPRFDPPELWVLGSVGDYFAEFMAGGTAVVCGHEAQNPKNVLGYRPCVGMVGGRIFVRGPIDGFSQADAMMEPIDDETWAWLTKNIEEFLKKIKRSRLLKRLTRREEWQLIRAKTPFEKKGKVRRAMHDFRVNTWDAELGKGGIIGDLTDLDRSPIPLVVHGDLRRKVPVWENRKYMAPCQASCPTGMPVQKRWQLVRDGLVDEAVDLALAYTPFPATVCGYLCPNLCMEGCTRSTQQHMAAVDITKLGKEGHKSKAPELPPLSGKRVAVIGGGPAGISVAWQIRMKGHEAVVYDMAKTLGGKISAAIPYSRVPKEIVEKEVERAAKVIPHVHLQQELKAKEFEELLQEYDFVVLAIGAQKPRIIPVPGHERIYPALTFLKDAKAGTAKIGKKVVIIGAGNVGCDVATMAASVGAEDITLIDIQEPASFGKERKEAEAVGARFKWPCFTKEITEEGVLLQSGELLEADTVIMSIGDQPDVEFLPENIALDRGHVVVNDDYQTTDSRVFAIGDAVRPGLLTHAIGHGRRAAEVIDDIFNNRRPQSDTRDMIDYTRMTLEYFDPRVIEFSDANQCGAECSSCGSCRDCYICDSLCPQNAIKRNELPDGGFERVVDPDKCIACGFCADACPCGIWDMKNPAPME; from the coding sequence ATGGCAAAGAAAACACAGCGCATAGACGGACACGAAAACGGTGTCCGCGTGGAATCCCGCATCCTGGAGGAACGCATCCAGGCCGCGGTCCGGCAGGGCGCGCGCCGGCTGGAGATCGACGCCATGGGCCAGCACGGTCTGGGCGGCAGGCTCTGGATATCCAAGGAAGAGCCCATTTCCGTGACCATCACCGGCTCCCCGGGCCAGCGCATCGGTTCCAAGGGGTTCCCGGGTACGACCATTCAGGTCATGGGTCCGGCCTCTGACGACGTGGCCTGGCTCAACGCGGGCGCGGAAGTCATCGTCAACGGCAACGCCTCCAACGGCGTCTGCAACGCCATGGCGCAGGGCAAGGTCTTCATCGCGGGCAACATCGGCTCGCGCGGCATGACCATGACCAAGACCAACCCCCGTTTCGACCCGCCCGAGTTGTGGGTCCTGGGCTCGGTGGGCGACTACTTCGCCGAGTTCATGGCGGGCGGCACGGCCGTGGTCTGCGGCCACGAGGCCCAGAACCCCAAGAATGTGCTGGGCTATCGCCCCTGCGTGGGCATGGTCGGCGGCCGTATCTTCGTGCGCGGTCCCATCGACGGGTTCTCTCAGGCCGACGCCATGATGGAGCCCATCGACGACGAGACCTGGGCCTGGCTGACCAAGAATATTGAAGAGTTCCTCAAGAAGATCAAACGCTCCCGTCTGCTCAAGCGGCTGACCCGCCGCGAAGAGTGGCAGCTCATCCGGGCCAAGACCCCGTTCGAGAAGAAGGGCAAGGTCCGCCGGGCCATGCACGACTTCCGGGTCAACACCTGGGACGCGGAGCTGGGCAAGGGCGGCATCATCGGCGACCTGACCGATCTGGACCGTTCCCCCATCCCGCTCGTGGTCCACGGCGACCTGCGCCGCAAGGTGCCCGTGTGGGAAAACCGCAAATACATGGCCCCGTGCCAGGCCAGCTGTCCCACGGGCATGCCCGTGCAGAAGCGCTGGCAGCTCGTCCGTGACGGGCTGGTGGACGAGGCCGTTGATCTGGCCCTGGCGTATACGCCGTTCCCGGCCACGGTCTGCGGCTATCTGTGCCCCAACCTGTGCATGGAGGGCTGTACCCGCTCCACCCAGCAGCATATGGCTGCCGTGGACATCACCAAGCTCGGCAAGGAAGGGCACAAGTCCAAGGCTCCTGAACTGCCGCCTCTGTCCGGCAAGCGTGTCGCCGTCATCGGCGGTGGCCCGGCCGGTATCTCCGTGGCCTGGCAGATCCGCATGAAGGGCCATGAGGCCGTCGTCTACGACATGGCCAAGACCCTGGGCGGCAAGATCTCCGCAGCCATCCCCTATAGCCGCGTGCCCAAGGAAATCGTGGAAAAAGAGGTTGAGCGCGCTGCCAAGGTCATCCCCCATGTGCATCTGCAACAGGAACTCAAGGCCAAGGAGTTCGAGGAACTTCTCCAGGAATACGACTTCGTCGTCCTGGCTATCGGGGCGCAGAAACCGCGCATCATCCCGGTGCCCGGCCACGAGCGCATCTACCCGGCCCTGACCTTCCTCAAGGACGCCAAGGCCGGTACGGCCAAGATCGGCAAGAAGGTGGTCATCATCGGCGCGGGTAACGTGGGTTGCGACGTGGCCACCATGGCCGCCTCCGTGGGTGCCGAGGACATCACCCTCATCGACATCCAGGAACCCGCCTCCTTCGGCAAGGAACGCAAGGAAGCCGAGGCCGTGGGCGCCCGCTTCAAGTGGCCCTGCTTCACCAAGGAGATCACGGAAGAGGGCGTTCTGCTGCAATCCGGCGAGCTGCTCGAAGCAGACACGGTCATCATGTCCATCGGCGACCAGCCGGACGTGGAATTCCTGCCCGAGAACATCGCTCTGGATCGCGGTCACGTGGTCGTCAACGACGACTACCAGACCACGGACTCCCGCGTCTTCGCCATCGGCGATGCCGTCCGTCCCGGTCTGCTGACCCACGCCATCGGCCATGGCCGTCGCGCGGCCGAGGTCATCGACGACATCTTCAACAACCGTCGTCCGCAGTCCGATACCCGCGATATGATCGATTACACCCGCATGACGCTGGAGTACTTTGACCCCCGCGTCATCGAATTCAGCGACGCCAACCAGTGCGGCGCGGAATGTTCCAGCTGCGGTTCCTGCCGTGACTGCTACATCTGCGACTCCCTGTGTCCGCAGAACGCGATCAAGCGCAACGAGCTGCCCGACGGCGGTTTCGAGCGAGTGGTCGATCCGGACAAGTGCATCGCTTGCGGCTTCTGCGCCGACGCCTGCCCCTGCGGCATCTGGGACATGAAGAACCCGGCTCCCATGGAATAG
- a CDS encoding glutamate synthase-related protein, translated as MLAERPITPATLSRKDLPWQIKWDINTCTKCGRCTSVCPVNAIELGVFRKRDVKPPMGLSAKPTTEFSTFYGIRQRTDPAYACIGCAMCNMVCPNNAIEPNRQYDSTTLQFQNNRGGQPRTRGGRRNNSESLLDQIKFIRISMLTDPALDAGRHEFDVRTLLGRVLSPEAELKCFRENGWKPPVREIYPLVIGGMSFGALSPNMWEGLQMGVAYLNEEMNMPVRICTGEGGCPPRLLRSRFLKYVILQIASGYFGWDEIIHAIPEMKEDPCAIEIKYGQGAKPGDGGLLMWYKVNKLIAAIRGVPSGVSLPSPPTHQTKYSIEEAVAKMIQSMSMAWGFRVPVYPKISASSTSLAVLNNLVRNPYAAGLAIDGEDGGTGAAYNVSMNHMGHPIASNLRDCYQALCVAGAQNEIPLIAGGGIGKHGNLAANAAALIMLGASMVQIGKYVMQAGAGCLGSEKDRCNVCNIGVCPKGITSQDPRVYRRLDPEKVAERVVDFYLSFDTELRKVIAPLGRSTSLPVGMSDALGISDKDAAERLDIKYVI; from the coding sequence ATGCTCGCAGAAAGACCCATTACGCCAGCAACTTTAAGCCGCAAGGACCTGCCCTGGCAGATCAAGTGGGACATCAATACCTGCACCAAGTGCGGTCGGTGTACCTCGGTCTGTCCGGTCAACGCCATCGAATTGGGCGTGTTCCGCAAGCGTGACGTCAAGCCCCCCATGGGTTTGTCGGCCAAGCCGACCACGGAATTCTCCACCTTCTACGGCATCCGTCAGCGGACCGACCCGGCTTACGCCTGTATCGGCTGCGCCATGTGCAACATGGTCTGCCCGAACAACGCCATCGAGCCCAACCGTCAGTACGATTCCACCACGCTCCAGTTCCAGAACAACCGGGGCGGACAGCCCAGGACGCGTGGCGGCCGCAGGAACAATTCCGAGTCCCTGCTCGATCAGATCAAATTCATACGCATCTCCATGCTCACCGACCCCGCGCTCGACGCGGGCCGTCATGAGTTCGACGTGCGCACGCTGCTCGGCCGGGTGCTCTCGCCCGAAGCCGAACTCAAGTGTTTCCGCGAAAACGGCTGGAAGCCGCCGGTTCGCGAGATCTATCCTCTGGTTATCGGCGGCATGTCCTTCGGCGCGCTTTCCCCGAACATGTGGGAAGGCCTGCAGATGGGCGTGGCCTACCTGAACGAGGAAATGAACATGCCGGTGCGCATCTGTACGGGTGAGGGCGGCTGTCCGCCGCGCCTGCTGCGCTCCCGCTTCCTCAAGTACGTCATTCTGCAGATCGCCTCGGGCTACTTCGGCTGGGACGAGATCATTCATGCCATCCCCGAGATGAAGGAAGATCCCTGTGCCATCGAGATCAAGTACGGCCAGGGCGCCAAGCCCGGCGACGGCGGTCTGCTCATGTGGTACAAGGTCAACAAGCTCATCGCGGCCATTCGCGGCGTGCCCTCCGGCGTTTCCCTGCCCAGCCCGCCGACCCATCAGACCAAGTATTCCATTGAGGAGGCCGTGGCCAAGATGATCCAGTCCATGTCCATGGCCTGGGGCTTCCGCGTGCCGGTCTATCCGAAGATCTCGGCTTCCTCCACTTCGCTCGCCGTGCTCAACAACCTGGTCCGCAACCCCTATGCCGCGGGCCTGGCCATCGACGGTGAAGACGGCGGTACGGGCGCGGCATACAACGTGTCCATGAACCACATGGGCCATCCCATCGCCTCCAACCTGCGCGACTGTTACCAGGCGCTGTGCGTGGCCGGAGCCCAGAACGAGATCCCGCTCATCGCGGGCGGCGGTATCGGCAAGCACGGCAATCTGGCCGCCAACGCCGCGGCCCTGATCATGCTCGGGGCCTCCATGGTCCAGATCGGCAAGTATGTCATGCAGGCCGGTGCGGGTTGCCTCGGTTCCGAAAAGGACCGTTGCAACGTCTGCAACATCGGCGTTTGCCCCAAGGGCATCACCTCTCAGGACCCGAGAGTCTACCGCCGCCTCGACCCCGAAAAGGTCGCCGAAAGGGTGGTCGACTTCTACCTGAGCTTCGATACGGAACTGCGCAAGGTCATCGCACCGCTCGGCCGGTCCACGTCTCTGCCCGTCGGCATGTCCGACGCGCTCGGCATCTCGGACAAGGACGCGGCGGAACGCCTGGACATCAAGTACGTCATCTAA
- a CDS encoding glutamate synthase, translating into MCRLFALTSRDPVSPMRAIDALNVMKEGHDGSGVGLFLSGLGGPWEELKEYPILSGIFTDAGLARMSEYMTKNGFQSKYSATFKPDVEPPVGTPKRGTYASIAFKIPDEWKGMTEDQLGSNLVQMRLDLRAMGEAEGDIMVFSFWPDTIMIKEVGDPMAIAEYLKLDREELYARHILAQGRQNTNYAINLYACHPFFIEGISTMTNGENTAFVPIREYLMSRGVTGYQGYQSDSEVFTHIAHYATKRLGLDISSYKHVITPMNDDEMRDHPDRELLIDLKRACRKLIIDGPNCIIGCLPDGSMFMAQDRKKLRPGVVGGNPELGIYGFSSEICGLNAAIPDRDRTKDFQPMHLDTAIVGPDCREVLQCSQKDPLRQQL; encoded by the coding sequence ATGTGCCGATTGTTTGCGCTTACAAGCCGTGACCCGGTGTCACCCATGCGCGCCATCGATGCCCTCAACGTCATGAAAGAAGGGCACGACGGCTCCGGTGTGGGACTGTTTCTGAGCGGTCTGGGAGGACCGTGGGAGGAACTTAAGGAATATCCTATCCTGTCGGGCATCTTTACCGATGCCGGTCTGGCGCGGATGTCGGAATACATGACGAAAAACGGATTTCAGTCCAAGTATTCCGCTACCTTCAAGCCGGACGTCGAACCGCCGGTCGGGACCCCCAAGCGTGGAACCTATGCTTCCATCGCCTTCAAGATCCCGGACGAGTGGAAGGGGATGACTGAGGATCAGCTTGGTTCCAACCTCGTTCAGATGCGCCTGGACCTCCGGGCCATGGGTGAGGCCGAGGGAGACATCATGGTCTTCTCGTTCTGGCCCGACACCATCATGATCAAGGAAGTGGGCGATCCCATGGCCATCGCCGAGTACCTCAAGCTCGATCGCGAGGAACTCTACGCCCGCCATATCCTGGCCCAGGGGCGGCAGAACACCAACTACGCCATCAACCTGTACGCCTGCCATCCCTTCTTCATTGAAGGCATCTCCACCATGACCAACGGCGAGAACACCGCCTTTGTGCCCATCCGCGAGTATCTCATGTCGCGCGGGGTCACCGGCTATCAGGGCTATCAGTCCGACTCCGAGGTGTTCACCCACATCGCCCATTACGCCACCAAGCGGCTCGGCCTGGACATCAGCTCCTACAAGCACGTCATCACGCCCATGAACGATGACGAGATGCGCGATCACCCGGATCGGGAACTCCTGATCGATCTCAAGCGCGCCTGCCGTAAACTGATCATCGACGGCCCCAACTGCATCATCGGCTGCTTGCCCGACGGTTCCATGTTCATGGCCCAGGACCGCAAGAAACTGCGGCCCGGCGTGGTCGGCGGCAACCCCGAGCTCGGCATCTACGGATTCTCCTCCGAGATATGCGGGCTCAACGCCGCCATCCCCGATCGTGACAGGACCAAGGATTTTCAACCCATGCATCTCGACACGGCGATCGTTGGACCCGATTGCCGGGAGGTTCTCCAATGCTCGCAGAAAGACCCATTACGCCAGCAACTTTAA
- a CDS encoding type II toxin-antitoxin system HicB family antitoxin: protein MQYVALFEQEKHGFAVTFPDFPECTSFGEDLDEAVDNAHEALAMYVEDRLQGGELLPEPSNKKDLLAQPESKGKKAINISVQGDGSDFEEFEMVMHVHLLARIEKYCRQYGVSPADFLAAASRLAIKTDIFAA from the coding sequence ATGCAATATGTGGCGCTGTTCGAACAAGAGAAGCACGGCTTTGCCGTGACCTTCCCGGATTTCCCGGAATGCACCAGCTTCGGAGAGGACCTGGATGAGGCCGTGGATAATGCCCACGAAGCTCTCGCAATGTACGTGGAAGACCGACTTCAGGGCGGGGAACTCCTTCCTGAGCCCTCGAACAAGAAGGATTTGCTGGCTCAACCCGAGAGTAAGGGGAAAAAGGCCATCAATATCTCTGTTCAAGGGGACGGGAGCGACTTTGAGGAGTTCGAAATGGTCATGCATGTCCATCTCCTGGCCAGAATCGAGAAGTATTGCCGTCAGTATGGGGTTTCACCGGCCGATTTTTTGGCGGCTGCGTCACGTTTGGCGATCAAAACCGATATTTTTGCTGCCTGA
- a CDS encoding MltA domain-containing protein codes for MIVRNSLFCFAILILLFAAGCGPRASVPSTAPKVPAEPTAPQVPEVPTFVPVGEGAARGLAKSLSVKPQNLCSWTDLRPGIEASLHYIRSRSQSSVCVDQPGLRLTWGQLRDSVSELASLLVSLDHDPSLLAERFAWYKLEPGTLLTGYYEPWLKASLSPDETFKYPLYGVPDDLQIVDLGSFHPRWAGQKLVYRVEDGQVEPYFDRAAIDGLGALEGTGDEIAWAADPVDVFFLQIQGSGRLDLPDGSFKHILYGGRNGRQYVSIGKVLIEKGYIPKEEMSMQRIRQFLNENPDVAEDILFKNPSYVFFRLADEGPFGSINAILTPRVSVAVDRSMIPLGSVVALKTALMDYDTGKADPFFSLVLAQDTGGAIQGTRMDLFCGAGEEAETLAGHLQEGAEVYMLLSKRVIASLQNRPQ; via the coding sequence ATGATTGTAAGGAATTCCCTGTTCTGTTTCGCCATACTGATCCTTCTTTTCGCAGCCGGTTGCGGCCCCAGGGCATCGGTGCCGAGCACGGCCCCGAAAGTCCCGGCCGAGCCGACCGCTCCGCAGGTGCCGGAGGTTCCGACCTTCGTGCCGGTGGGGGAGGGCGCTGCACGGGGGCTTGCAAAAAGCCTCTCTGTCAAGCCGCAGAATCTCTGCTCCTGGACGGATCTGCGCCCGGGCATCGAGGCCAGTCTGCACTATATCCGCTCCCGCTCCCAGAGCTCTGTCTGCGTGGACCAGCCCGGCCTGCGCCTGACCTGGGGGCAACTGCGTGATTCCGTTTCCGAGCTCGCCTCCCTGCTCGTTTCGCTTGACCATGACCCGTCATTGTTGGCCGAGCGGTTCGCCTGGTACAAGCTCGAACCGGGCACGTTGCTGACGGGGTACTACGAGCCTTGGCTCAAGGCGTCGCTCTCCCCGGATGAGACGTTCAAGTATCCCCTTTACGGGGTTCCCGATGATCTCCAGATAGTGGATCTGGGCAGCTTCCATCCGCGTTGGGCGGGGCAGAAGCTGGTCTACCGCGTGGAGGACGGGCAGGTGGAGCCGTATTTCGACCGCGCCGCCATCGATGGGCTGGGTGCATTGGAAGGGACCGGTGACGAGATCGCCTGGGCCGCCGACCCGGTGGACGTCTTCTTCCTGCAGATCCAGGGCTCCGGCAGGCTGGATCTGCCCGACGGGAGCTTCAAGCACATCCTCTACGGCGGCAGGAACGGAAGGCAATATGTGTCCATCGGCAAGGTGCTCATTGAAAAGGGATATATACCTAAAGAAGAGATGAGCATGCAGCGTATCCGTCAGTTCCTGAACGAAAACCCTGACGTGGCCGAGGACATCCTCTTCAAAAATCCCAGTTACGTTTTCTTCAGATTGGCCGACGAAGGACCGTTCGGGTCCATCAACGCCATTCTGACCCCGCGCGTCAGCGTAGCCGTGGACCGGTCCATGATCCCGTTGGGGAGCGTCGTGGCTCTCAAGACCGCGCTTATGGACTATGACACCGGCAAGGCCGATCCGTTCTTCTCCCTGGTCCTGGCCCAGGACACGGGCGGGGCCATTCAAGGCACTCGCATGGATCTCTTCTGCGGAGCAGGGGAAGAGGCCGAGACTCTGGCCGGGCACCTGCAGGAGGGGGCCGAGGTCTACATGCTCCTGAGCAAGCGGGTCATCGCGTCCCTGCAAAACCGCCCGCAATAG
- a CDS encoding AI-2E family transporter: protein MRDSNGPTPLISGGIYKVFLILLLLFSLYLGFSLVEPFMHTMIFSTVLAVLFTPVFNWALKLCNGRRTWASALTVGIIVFALVLPLAFLFMALISQGVDSLVALNAWIAQGTYKSFLSLEMLDKYASMVHEQLPFLRIDEMQIQAGVLQYSREFAQNMLSFGTSLARDGAKLVMHFLLMVFILFYFMRDGTKMVAYIKRLSPLRPKQEDYIIDSLKRVARGVLMGCLLVAVLQGFAGGIGLAVAGIPAFFWGGMMALSSLIPVLGTGLVWVPAVGYLFISGQWKMAIFLALWCGIFVVGIDTILRPIFMREASRVSTFYIFIAILGGIYSFGMLGIFYGPLILSFVMVMLHIYLEEYADDLDDPEEAAQ, encoded by the coding sequence ATGCGCGATTCCAACGGACCGACCCCTCTGATCAGCGGCGGCATCTACAAGGTGTTCCTGATCCTCCTCCTGCTGTTTTCCCTGTACCTGGGGTTTTCGCTGGTGGAGCCCTTCATGCACACCATGATCTTCTCCACCGTGCTGGCCGTCCTTTTCACCCCGGTTTTCAACTGGGCTCTGAAGTTATGTAATGGGCGGCGCACCTGGGCATCGGCCCTTACCGTGGGGATCATCGTCTTTGCCCTGGTCCTTCCTCTGGCCTTTCTGTTCATGGCCCTGATAAGCCAGGGCGTTGATTCCCTGGTGGCCCTGAACGCATGGATAGCCCAAGGCACTTACAAGTCTTTTCTCAGCCTGGAAATGCTGGATAAATATGCGTCCATGGTCCACGAACAGTTGCCGTTTCTACGTATCGACGAGATGCAGATTCAGGCAGGCGTGCTCCAGTATTCCAGGGAGTTCGCCCAGAACATGCTCTCCTTCGGCACTTCCCTTGCCCGGGATGGCGCCAAGCTGGTCATGCATTTCCTTTTGATGGTCTTCATCCTGTTTTATTTCATGCGTGACGGCACCAAGATGGTCGCTTACATCAAGCGCCTCTCGCCGCTCAGGCCCAAGCAGGAAGACTACATCATCGACAGTCTGAAGCGGGTTGCCCGGGGCGTGCTCATGGGCTGCCTGCTGGTGGCCGTGCTCCAGGGTTTCGCCGGAGGCATCGGGCTGGCCGTGGCCGGTATTCCCGCCTTTTTCTGGGGCGGCATGATGGCCCTTTCCTCGCTTATTCCCGTGCTGGGCACCGGCCTGGTCTGGGTGCCCGCCGTGGGCTACCTGTTTATCTCCGGGCAGTGGAAGATGGCCATCTTCCTGGCTCTTTGGTGCGGCATCTTCGTTGTCGGCATCGACACCATTCTGCGTCCCATCTTCATGCGCGAGGCTTCGCGCGTTTCCACCTTCTACATCTTCATCGCCATCCTCGGCGGTATCTACTCCTTCGGCATGTTGGGCATTTTCTACGGCCCGCTGATCCTGAGCTTCGTCATGGTCATGCTGCACATCTATCTGGAGGAGTACGCCGACGATCTGGACGACCCCGAAGAGGCGGCTCAATGA
- a CDS encoding response regulator has translation MPTTKILVVEDNAVAQLDIKLALERAGYGVIGMTGSGEEALVMADKLAPDIVLMDIMLEGEMDGLEAAGEMRTRFDIPVIYLTVVVDEQTLQWAKVTGPYGYLVKPVDHIELRSAIEVGLYKHQMERELRKAKQAAEAASRAKASFLATVSHELRTPMTGVLGMTELLLMSDLEEPYRENVRLIKESSMGLLSVLNQIIDYSKLETSSLTARVMDFRLEDMVTGILSQHRRAAAAKGVSLEYSMDPAIPAWVRGDPAKLRQVAGNLIANAVKFTPSGQVLVDVSMAEKSDDSGQDEGRLMVQILVRDSGVGIPSDKLEQIFESFRQGEDYLYHSTGGLGLGLAIAGRLVEFLGGNLRCSSEEGKGSVFSVTVPLDYSPYEASSPSASVLSGESPLKGVRILVAEDDLVNQRYLIRLLEKMGCKVTLAETGVQAVEALKKDSFDLVLMDVEMPEMDGIEATRCIRDPKTCCLDKDVPIVALTARAMWGDEQRCMHAGMDDYVSKPVDVDTVAAIIQSTLKKE, from the coding sequence ATGCCCACCACCAAGATATTGGTCGTTGAAGACAACGCTGTTGCGCAACTCGACATCAAGCTGGCCCTTGAGCGGGCAGGATACGGCGTGATCGGTATGACCGGGAGCGGCGAAGAGGCCCTTGTCATGGCCGACAAGTTGGCCCCGGACATCGTGCTCATGGACATTATGCTCGAAGGCGAGATGGACGGCCTCGAGGCCGCAGGCGAGATGCGCACCCGATTCGACATTCCCGTCATATATCTCACCGTGGTGGTGGACGAGCAGACTTTGCAATGGGCAAAGGTGACCGGGCCGTATGGGTATCTGGTCAAACCCGTGGACCATATCGAACTTCGTTCGGCCATCGAGGTCGGGCTGTACAAGCACCAGATGGAGCGGGAACTGCGCAAGGCAAAGCAGGCCGCCGAGGCCGCCAGCCGGGCCAAGGCGTCGTTTCTGGCGACCGTGAGTCACGAGCTGCGCACGCCCATGACCGGCGTTCTCGGCATGACCGAGTTGCTGCTTATGTCCGACCTTGAAGAGCCGTACCGGGAGAACGTCCGACTCATCAAGGAATCCTCCATGGGGCTGTTGTCCGTGCTCAATCAGATCATCGATTACTCGAAACTGGAAACCAGCTCCCTGACCGCGCGTGTCATGGATTTCCGACTGGAAGATATGGTCACGGGCATTCTGTCGCAACATCGACGTGCGGCTGCGGCCAAAGGGGTGAGCCTCGAATACTCCATGGACCCGGCCATTCCCGCCTGGGTTCGCGGCGATCCCGCCAAGCTGCGACAGGTGGCCGGCAATCTTATCGCCAACGCGGTCAAATTCACTCCGTCAGGCCAGGTCCTGGTCGATGTTTCCATGGCTGAAAAGAGTGATGACTCCGGGCAGGACGAAGGCCGGCTCATGGTCCAGATACTGGTGCGGGACAGCGGGGTAGGGATCCCCAGCGATAAGCTTGAGCAGATTTTCGAGAGTTTCCGTCAGGGCGAGGACTACCTGTATCACTCGACCGGCGGTCTGGGGTTGGGCTTGGCCATTGCTGGCAGGCTGGTTGAATTCCTGGGAGGAAACCTGCGCTGCTCGAGCGAGGAGGGCAAGGGGAGCGTCTTTTCGGTGACCGTGCCGCTCGACTACAGCCCCTATGAGGCGTCCTCGCCGTCCGCTTCTGTGCTGAGCGGAGAGTCTCCGCTCAAAGGCGTCCGGATTCTCGTGGCCGAGGATGATCTGGTCAATCAGCGTTATCTGATCCGGTTGTTGGAAAAGATGGGTTGTAAGGTCACTCTGGCCGAGACCGGTGTTCAGGCCGTGGAGGCTCTGAAAAAGGATTCCTTCGATCTCGTGCTCATGGATGTCGAGATGCCCGAGATGGACGGCATCGAAGCCACCAGGTGTATTCGCGATCCAAAAACATGCTGCCTGGACAAGGATGTGCCCATAGTAGCCCTGACCGCGCGGGCCATGTGGGGGGACGAACAGCGTTGTATGCACGCAGGCATGGACGACTATGTTTCCAAGCCGGTTGACGTTGACACCGTCGCCGCAATCATACAATCAACTCTGAAGAAGGAATAA
- a CDS encoding transporter substrate-binding domain-containing protein, which yields MKRIITLVAVLSLLMCAAMSAQAADIELAKKSTLEQIVQSGTLRVGLEAGYMPFEMTDKKGNVVGFDVDMVREMAKAMGVKLEIVNTAWDGIIPGLLSGKYDIIASGMTINQERNLKVNFASPYIIVGQTALISKKSADKIKSWKDLNQPGIVITSKLGTTGEQAAKRLFPKATYKSFEMEDQAMLETMNGKSDATVYDLPMTSIFYTQHGKDAGMKFLDEPFTYEPLGWAINKGDPDFLNWLNNFIVQIKNDGRYERIYNKWFGSNDWYQNIQ from the coding sequence ATGAAACGCATCATTACTCTTGTGGCCGTGCTGTCTCTGCTGATGTGCGCCGCCATGTCTGCTCAGGCCGCTGACATCGAACTCGCCAAAAAATCCACCCTGGAGCAGATCGTCCAGAGCGGCACCCTGCGTGTGGGTCTCGAAGCCGGCTACATGCCCTTCGAAATGACCGACAAAAAGGGCAACGTCGTCGGTTTCGACGTCGACATGGTCAGGGAAATGGCCAAGGCCATGGGCGTGAAGCTCGAGATCGTCAACACCGCCTGGGACGGCATCATCCCCGGCCTGCTCTCCGGCAAGTATGACATCATCGCCTCCGGCATGACCATCAACCAGGAGCGCAACCTGAAGGTCAACTTCGCCTCCCCCTACATCATCGTCGGCCAGACCGCGCTGATCTCCAAGAAGTCCGCTGACAAGATCAAGTCCTGGAAAGATCTGAACCAGCCGGGCATCGTCATCACCTCCAAGCTGGGCACCACCGGTGAACAGGCCGCCAAGCGCCTCTTCCCGAAGGCCACCTACAAGTCTTTCGAGATGGAAGACCAGGCCATGCTGGAGACCATGAACGGCAAGTCCGACGCCACCGTCTACGACCTGCCCATGACCTCCATCTTCTACACTCAGCACGGCAAGGATGCGGGCATGAAGTTCCTGGACGAGCCCTTCACCTACGAGCCGCTGGGCTGGGCCATCAACAAGGGTGACCCCGATTTCCTGAACTGGCTGAACAACTTCATCGTTCAGATCAAGAACGACGGCCGTTACGAGCGGATCTACAACAAGTGGTTCGGTTCCAACGACTGGTATCAGAACATCCAGTAA